The Lactuca sativa cultivar Salinas chromosome 2, Lsat_Salinas_v11, whole genome shotgun sequence genome includes a window with the following:
- the LOC111900908 gene encoding uncharacterized protein LOC111900908, translated as MDDSKSGHTDIHVINKAPTKENKDKPKFCEYHKRKTHDTNECTVLKREIDEKQPVGNIVDKERYLREKFGEDKHQLKNQNDGGRDREKRVEILSITGPCPCTNRQSRYPDARPYHQNILNIAFSMNDPRPKHWDPNDPLHITSFVSRHRIEQLYIDYGSRVNVIYKHCLSQLPIEWIEYLQPLCQGLLVGFTSHHIWQTGTVRLLFALVRHDREKEITRVLDFSVVNCPAEHNILLGLPALFQLRAIPSTIHGIIKFSTSDGSATIMANKPANKCDAQ; from the coding sequence ATGGATGATAGCAAAAGCGGTCATACCGACATTCACGTGATCAATAAAGCCCCAACCAAGGAAAACAAAGACAAGCCCAAGTTTTGTGAGTACCATAAAAGAAAAACTCATGATACAAACGAGTGTACAGTGCTAAAAAGAGAGATTGATGAAAAACAACCAGTAGGAAACATTGTTGATAAAGAAAGATACCTCAGGGAAAAATTCGGCGAGGATAAACATCAGCTCAAAAATCAAAATGATGGAGGAAGAGACCGAGAAAAAAGGGTGGAGATACTCAGCATCACCGGGCCTTGCCCATGCACCAACCGCCAAAGCCGATATCCCGATGCAAGGCCATACCACCAAAACATCCTCAACATAGCATTCTCGATGAATGACCCAAGACCAAAGCATTGGGATCCCAACGATCCATTGCACATCACCAGTTTCGTTAGTCGACACCGTATTGAACAACTTTACATTGACTATGGAAGTCGAGTCAACGTGATCTACAAGCATTGCCTTAGCCAACTGCCCATTGAATGGATAGAGTATCTCCAACCTCTGTGCCAGGGCCTGCTAGTCGGTTTCACTAGTCACCACATTTGGCAAACGGGAACAGTCAGACTCCTGTTCGCTTTGGTTAGACATGACAGGGAAAAGGAGATAACAAGGGTGCTCGATTTCTCGGTTGTCAACTGCCCGGCTGAACACAACATTCTCTTAGGACTCCCCGCGCTTTTCCAGTTGCGAGCAATTCCATCTACCATCCACGGCATCATCAAATTCAGCACAAGTGATGGATCAGCCACGATAATGGCGAATAAGCCAGCCAACAAGTGTGATGCTCAATGA